A single window of Phlebotomus papatasi isolate M1 chromosome 4, Ppap_2.1, whole genome shotgun sequence DNA harbors:
- the LOC129808455 gene encoding uncharacterized protein LOC129808455, protein MPTVAIAHNAKGYDGQFILEELCQREEKIEPVLQGCKILFAKVKGVTFLDSLSFIPFPLSQFSKSFGLPECDKGYYPYKFNTTENRSYIGPHPPIEMYPIESMSTQQYAEFLEWYDQVKELPFDNRKELIHYCRQDVKILMKGCLNLMHSFIETTSLNPFLQAITIADASKISLKWLVYIKETSDPNIKYEVKIRGSRYIADGYDEASNTVYTFEGCFFHGHTCFLNTGHAFSKKPNDNMQSRYEATLNRLDHIRQLGYNLVSIWECEFRRMLESDPVLAERLNNHPEVVDSGFDLRSAVYGGRTEVFRTYYKCRPGDKIYYYDSTSLYPCNNRLFFPLCRKCAENLNTDRSLHSDDERSLTGIWSIDEVRLAVDHGYVITKCFEVWSYRTSQYNRETGERGLFADYVDNFLKIKQEASGWPSGVESESDKDNYIREFFENEDYGYSAKQLSPHGGSVIEQGKARLCEC, encoded by the exons ATGCCCACCGTTGCTATCGCTCACAATGCCAAAGGCTACGACGGGCAGTTCATACTCGAGGAACTGTGTCAGAGGGAAGAGAAAATCGAACCTGTTTTACAAGGTTGCAAAATACTGTTTGCAAAAGTTAAGGGAGTCACATTTCTTGACTCGCTTTCCTTTATTCCCTTCCCTCTGTCACAATTCTCAAAGAGTTTTGGATTGCCCGAATGTGATAAGGGATATTATCCCTACAAATTCAATACCACGGAAAACCGCTCTTACATTGGACCTCATCCTCCAATTGAAATGTACCCAATCGAATCCATGTCCACACAGCAATATGCCGAGTTTCTAGAATGGTATGATCAAGTCAAAGAACTCCCCTTTGACAATCGCAAAGAACTTATCCATTACTGCCGCCAAGATGTTAAAATCCTGATGAAAGGATGCCTCAACCTTATGCATTCCTTTATCGAAACCACATCCTTGAATCCTTTCTTGCAGGCTATCACCATAGCTGACGCT agcaaaatttctttgaaatggcTCGTGTATATTAAGGAAACTTCCGATCCTAACATAAAGTATGAGGTCAAAATTCGCGGCTCTCGATATATTGCTGATGGGTATGATGAGGCGTCTAACACTGTGTATACTTTTGAGGGCTGTTTCTTCCATGGGCATACATGCTTTTTAAATACAGGGCATGCATTCTCGAAAAAGCCCAATGATAACATGCAGAGTCGTTATGAGGCTACTCTAAACCGATTGGATCACATTCGTCAATTGGGGTATAATCTTGTTTCAATATGGGAGTGTGAATTCCGTCGGATGTTAGAATCGGACCCTGTGCTTGCGGAGAGACTGAACAATCATCCTGAAGTCGTAGACTCGGGATTTGATTTACGATCAGCGGTTTACGGGGGCCGAACTGAGGTTTTCCGCACATATTACAAATGTCGCCCCggggataaaatttattactatgACTCCACGTCACTCTACCC GTGCAATAACCGACTCTTCTTCCCTCTCTGTCGAAAATGTGCAGAAAATCTTAATACTGATCGAAGTCTCCATTCAGACGATGAGAGATCCCTCACAGGAATATGGTCCATTGATGAAGTCCGTCTCGCAGTTGATCACGGCTACGTGATCACCAAGTGCTTTGAAGTCTGGTCATACAGAACTTCACAATACAATCGCGAGACGGGTGAACGTGGACTGTTTGCTGATTACGTcgataattttctcaaaattaagcAGGAAGCTAGTGGATGGCCCTCGGGAGTTGAATCCGAGTCTGATAAAGATAATTATATCCGCGAATTCTTTGAAAATGAGG ACTACGGATATTCTGCAAAGCAATTATCACCTCACGGTGGTTCGGTGATTGAGCAGGGCAAAGCACGTTTGTGTGAGTGTTAG